Proteins found in one Takifugu flavidus isolate HTHZ2018 chromosome 7, ASM371156v2, whole genome shotgun sequence genomic segment:
- the LOC130528488 gene encoding dual specificity protein phosphatase 22-B-like isoform X5: MTYLCISAADHSRQNLTQYFRDSIMFIHESRLKGEGCLVHCVAGVSRSVTLVVAYIMTVTGRGWVESLAAVRSARPCAGPNLGFLRQLEEFENTELTEDGGQLLSHQFWTGRVKSVPCEAEPLSFCCVQYQAWWKDRYGKNSFNDEEEVEALLAQKALSSTT; encoded by the exons GACTCAGTACTTCAGAGACAGCATCATGTTTATTCACGAGTCCCGACTGAAAGGAGAGGGCTGCCTCGTGCACTG TGTTGCAGGAGTGTCCCGCAGCGTCACCTTGGTGGTGGCCTACATCATGACGGTGACGGGTCGCGGGTGGGTGGAGTCTCTGGCGGCGGTGAGGTCAGCCCGTCCGTGCGCCGGCCCCAACCTGGGATTCCTGAGGCAACTGGAGGAGTTTGAAAACACGGAACTGACAGAA GACGGAGGACAGTTATTATCTCATCAGTTTTGGACAGGACGTGTGAAAAGTGTCCCATGCGAAGCTGAACCtctgtctttctgctgtgtCCAGTATCAGGCCTGGTGGAAGGACCGATACGGGAAGAACTCCttcaacgatgaagaggaggtggaagcGCTGTTGGCTCAGAAAGCTCTCAGCAGCACAACCTGA
- the LOC130528487 gene encoding interferon regulatory factor 4-like, giving the protein MSADLDYGGSGSSGNGKLRQWLIEQVDCGKYPGLVWENDEKTIFRIPWKHAGKQDYNRDEDAALFKAWALFKGKFREGIDKPDPPTWKTRLRCALNKSNDFEELVERSQLDISDPYKVYRIVPEGAKKRSRQEDSPLSPVSYPVHPSYPALQTQVPQFMPIQECDWRDYCQEAASMPEMSFTQCPCPPRSLPWQNPSMENGYQLRASIYSYSPADSQSSPFALDASIRSAETHSDFRLHVTVFYRDSPVREVTVSSPEGCHLTPCSPEDKLYQQPGNPEVVPLPVDSLSPPRTDDGPSSPPSTLESGVLLWMGLDGLYARRLCQSRVYWQRGSAQYADKPNKLEREVNYKLLHTQDCLAEIQSFGLHGRPPPRFQILLSFGDECLDPQRHRRTLAVQVEPLFSRQLLYYAQPVGGHYYRNYEHAGVTEHVSPSEDYQRTITHHHSSSLQE; this is encoded by the exons ATGAGCGCGGACCTGGATTACGGAGGCTCGGGCAGCAGCGGCAACGGCAAATTGCGCCAGTGGCTCATCGAACAGGTGGACTGCGGCAAATATCCCGGCCTGGTGTGGGAGAATGATGAAAAGACCATCTTCAGGATACCGTGGAAGCACGCAGGGAAACAGGACTACAACCGGGACGAGGATGCCGCGCTTTTCAAG GCCTGGGCGCTGTTTAAAGGCAAGTTCCGGGAGGGGATCGACAAACCGGACCCACCGACCTGGAAGACGCGGCTGCGCTGCGCCCTCAACAAGAGCAACGACTtcgaggagctggtggagaggAGCCAGCTGGACATTTCGGACCCCTACAAAGTGTACCGCATCGTCCCGGAGGGTGCCAAGAAAA GATCCCGACAGGAGGACAGTCCCCTGAGTCCAGTGAGCTATCCAGTGCACCCGTCCTATCCTGCCCTGCAAACTCAG GTGCCACAGTTTATGCCCATCCAAGAATGTGATTGGAGGGATTACTGTCAGGAGGCAGCCTCCATGCCAGAGATGTCCTTCACCCAGTGCCCCTGTCCCCCCCGCAGCCTACCGTGGCAGAACCCCTCCATGGAGAACG gataCCAGCTCAGAGCCTCCATTTACTCGTACAGTCCTGCTGACAGCCAGTCGTCGCCGTTTGCTCTGGACGCCAGCATAAGATCTGCAGAGACACACTCAG ACTTCCGCCTGCACGTGACCGTGTTTTACCGGGACAGTCCTGTGAGGGAGGTGACCGTCTCCAGTCCGGAAGGCTGCCATCTCACTCCATGCTCCCCGGAAGACAAGCTCTACCAGCAGCCTGGAAATCCGGAGGTGGTGCCCCTGCCTGTGGACAGCCTCTCGCCCCCGAGGACTGATGACGGCCCCTCAAGTCCCCCATCCACTCTGGAGAGTGGCGTGCTCCTGTGGATGGGCCTCGACGGCCTTTACGCCCGCCGGCTGTGCCAGAGCAGAGTGTACTGGCAGAGAGGATCGGCCCAGTACGCAGACAAGCCCAACAAGCTGGAGCGGGAGGTCAACTATAAACTCCTGCACACGCAGGACTGTTTGGCAG AGATCCAGAGCTTCGGGCTCCACGGTCGACCGCCGCCACGCTTCCAGATCCTGCTGAGCTTTGGGGACGAGTGTCTGGACCCGCAAAGGCACAGACGGACCCTCGCTGTCCAG gtggaGCCGCTGTTTTCCAGGCAGCTCCTGTACTACGCCCAGCCGGTGGGGGGCCACTACTACCGCAACTACGAGCACGCGGGAGTCACGGAGCACGTCAGCCCCTCGGAGGACTACCAGAGGACCATCACacatcaccacagcagcagcctgcaggagtGA